The following proteins come from a genomic window of Pseudomonas hygromyciniae:
- the amaB gene encoding L-piperidine-6-carboxylate dehydrogenase, with protein sequence MVAALLDRLGVDPALYQAGKQPVHSPIDGSRIASVHWEGAAEVEQQVSRAEHAFDAWRKVPAPRRGELVRQFGDLLREYKADLGELVSWEAGKITQEGLGEVQEMIDICDFAVGLSRQLYGLTIASERPGHHMRETWHPLGVVGVISAFNFPVAVWAWNTALALVCGNAVIWKPSEKTPLTALACQALFERVAKNFSDAPPYLCQVVIGGRDAGAALVDDPRVALISATGSTRMGREVAPKVAARFARSILELGGNNAMILGPSADLDMAVRAILFSAVGTAGQRCTSLRRLIAHESVKEEIVTRLKAAYSKVRIGHPLQGNLVGPLIDKHSFENMQDALEQALSEGGKVFGGKRQLQEQFPDAYYVSPAIVEMPEQSDVVCNETFAPILYVVGYKDFTEALRLNNAVPQGLSSCIFTTDVREAEQFMSAVGSDCGIANVNIGPSGAEIGGAFGGEKETGGGRESGSDAWRGYMRRQTNTVNYSLELPLAQGITFD encoded by the coding sequence ATGGTTGCCGCATTGCTTGATCGTCTCGGCGTAGACCCGGCGTTGTACCAGGCCGGTAAACAGCCTGTGCATTCACCCATCGATGGCAGCCGCATCGCCAGTGTGCACTGGGAAGGGGCCGCCGAGGTCGAGCAGCAGGTCAGTCGCGCCGAGCATGCATTCGACGCCTGGCGCAAGGTGCCGGCGCCCCGTCGCGGTGAGCTGGTGCGCCAGTTCGGCGACCTGCTGCGCGAGTACAAGGCTGACCTGGGCGAGTTGGTGTCCTGGGAAGCGGGCAAGATCACCCAGGAAGGCTTGGGTGAAGTGCAGGAAATGATCGACATCTGCGACTTCGCCGTGGGCCTGTCGCGCCAGTTGTACGGCTTGACCATCGCCTCCGAGCGCCCTGGCCACCATATGCGTGAGACCTGGCACCCGCTGGGCGTGGTCGGCGTGATCAGCGCCTTCAACTTCCCGGTGGCGGTGTGGGCGTGGAACACCGCGCTGGCGCTGGTGTGCGGCAACGCGGTGATCTGGAAGCCTTCGGAAAAGACCCCGCTCACCGCCCTGGCCTGCCAGGCGCTGTTCGAGCGGGTCGCGAAAAACTTCAGCGATGCACCGCCGTACCTCTGCCAGGTGGTCATTGGCGGGCGTGACGCCGGCGCCGCCTTGGTGGACGATCCACGGGTGGCACTGATCAGCGCCACCGGCAGCACGCGCATGGGCCGCGAAGTGGCGCCCAAGGTCGCCGCGCGGTTTGCCCGCAGCATTCTTGAGCTGGGCGGCAACAACGCAATGATCCTGGGCCCCAGCGCCGACCTGGACATGGCCGTGCGCGCCATCCTGTTCAGTGCGGTGGGCACCGCCGGCCAGCGTTGCACCAGCCTGCGCCGGTTGATCGCCCATGAGTCGGTCAAAGAAGAAATCGTCACACGCCTCAAGGCTGCCTATTCCAAGGTGCGCATCGGCCACCCGCTGCAAGGCAACCTGGTCGGCCCGCTGATCGACAAACACAGCTTTGAAAACATGCAGGACGCCCTGGAGCAGGCCCTGAGCGAAGGCGGCAAGGTATTTGGTGGCAAGCGCCAGTTGCAGGAGCAGTTCCCCGACGCTTACTACGTGTCGCCGGCCATTGTGGAAATGCCCGAGCAGAGCGACGTGGTGTGCAATGAAACGTTCGCGCCGATTCTGTATGTGGTCGGCTACAAGGACTTTACCGAGGCCTTGCGCCTGAACAACGCGGTGCCGCAGGGCTTGTCGTCGTGCATCTTTACCACCGATGTGCGCGAGGCCGAGCAGTTCATGTCGGCGGTAGGCAGCGATTGCGGGATCGCCAACGTCAATATCGGCCCCAGTGGTGCGGAGATCGGTGGCGCGTTTGGCGGTGAGAAAGAAACCGGCGGAGGGCGTGAATCGGGTTCGGATGCGTGGCGCGGGTACATGCGCCGGCAGACCAATACCGTGAACTATTCGCTGGAATTGCCGTTGGCCCAGGGCATTACCTTCGACTGA
- the amaA gene encoding L-pipecolate oxidase, with protein MPLREACLWEQLTPGRPDRAALTGEVKVDVCVIGAGITGLSAAIHLLEQGKSVCVLEAHRTGHGGSGRNVGLVNAGMWIPPDDIEAGFGPAVGSQLNRMLGAAPSLVFSLIDKYKIDCQLRREGTLHMAHNARGEADLRSREEQWKRRGAPVELLTGAACEQATGTKKIAAALLDRRAGTLNPMAYTSGLANAAMSLGGQLFDHSPVTQLERQGQQWSVQTAQGAVQAAQVVIASNAYTEGEWTELRRNFFPGYYYQVASAPLSDDAAQQILPGGQGSWDTRQVLSSIRRDAEGRLLLGSLGNGNQKPVWFLKAWADRVQQHYFPFLKAVDWEYTWTGCIAFTPDHLMRLFEPAPGLVAVTGYNGRGVTTGSVVGKAFADYLCHQDPQALPIPFAPMQPLAGVGLRSCLYEAGFSLYHAGQCLRIVI; from the coding sequence ATGCCATTACGCGAAGCGTGTTTGTGGGAACAACTGACCCCTGGCCGGCCAGATCGCGCCGCGCTCACGGGCGAGGTCAAGGTGGATGTGTGTGTGATCGGCGCCGGTATCACCGGATTGTCGGCGGCCATCCACCTGCTGGAGCAAGGCAAAAGTGTCTGCGTGCTGGAGGCCCATCGCACCGGCCATGGCGGTTCGGGGCGTAACGTGGGTTTGGTCAACGCCGGGATGTGGATTCCCCCGGACGACATCGAGGCCGGTTTCGGCCCGGCGGTGGGCAGCCAGCTCAACCGTATGCTCGGCGCCGCGCCGTCCCTGGTGTTCAGCTTGATCGACAAGTACAAGATTGATTGCCAACTGCGCCGCGAGGGCACATTGCACATGGCGCACAACGCCCGTGGCGAAGCCGACCTGCGCAGCCGCGAAGAACAATGGAAGCGCCGTGGTGCGCCCGTGGAGTTGTTGACCGGCGCTGCGTGCGAGCAGGCCACCGGCACCAAAAAGATCGCTGCGGCCTTGCTCGACCGGCGTGCAGGCACCTTGAACCCGATGGCCTACACCAGCGGCCTGGCCAATGCGGCGATGAGCCTGGGCGGGCAGTTGTTCGACCATTCCCCGGTGACGCAACTGGAACGCCAGGGCCAGCAGTGGTCGGTGCAAACTGCCCAGGGCGCGGTGCAGGCTGCACAAGTGGTGATCGCCTCCAATGCCTACACCGAAGGCGAGTGGACCGAGCTGCGGCGCAATTTTTTCCCCGGCTATTACTACCAGGTGGCTTCGGCGCCATTGAGTGATGACGCTGCGCAACAAATCCTGCCGGGCGGCCAGGGTTCCTGGGACACACGTCAAGTGCTGAGCAGCATCCGCCGCGATGCCGAGGGGCGCTTGTTGCTCGGTAGCCTGGGCAATGGCAACCAGAAACCTGTGTGGTTCCTCAAGGCCTGGGCTGACCGTGTGCAGCAGCACTACTTCCCGTTCCTCAAGGCGGTGGACTGGGAATACACCTGGACCGGCTGCATCGCCTTTACCCCAGACCATTTGATGCGTCTTTTCGAACCCGCGCCCGGCTTGGTGGCGGTCACTGGCTACAACGGACGTGGCGTGACCACCGGCAGCGTGGTCGGCAAGGCATTTGCCGACTATTTGTGTCACCAGGATCCCCAGGCCCTGCCGATTCCGTTTGCGCCGATGCAGCCGCTGGCCGGCGTGGGCCTGCGCAGTTGCCTGTACGAGGCTGGTTTTTCGCTGTACCACGCCGGCCAATGCCTGCGAATTGTCATCTGA
- a CDS encoding branched-chain amino acid ABC transporter substrate-binding protein, protein MSQTFYKKGFLALAVAAALGVSTFVQADVKIGVAGPMTGANAAFGEQYMKGAQAAADVINKAGGINGEQIKLVAGDDACEPKQAVAVANRLADQDKVIGVVGHFCSSNTIPASEVYDEAGIIAITPGSTNPQVTERGLGAMFRMCGRDDQQGIVAGDYIVDVLKGKKVAVINDKDTYGKGLADATAAQLTKRGVKPVLEEGLTRGEKDFSALVTKIRSLGADVVYFGGLHPEAGPLVRQIREAGLKDVKFMSDDGVVTDELVATAGGAQYVDGVYMTFGADPRLLPDSKAVVEEFRKNGTEPEGYTLYAYASIQALAAGFNGAKSNKGEDAAKWLKANPVQTVMGKKEWDTKGDLKVSDYVVYQWDKDGKYHQLEKQK, encoded by the coding sequence ATGTCCCAGACGTTTTACAAGAAAGGTTTCCTGGCCCTCGCGGTAGCTGCCGCGCTGGGTGTTTCTACGTTTGTTCAAGCTGATGTGAAGATTGGCGTGGCGGGGCCGATGACGGGCGCCAACGCAGCCTTCGGTGAGCAGTACATGAAAGGTGCCCAGGCGGCAGCCGATGTGATCAACAAGGCGGGCGGGATCAACGGCGAGCAGATCAAGCTGGTGGCGGGCGACGATGCGTGCGAACCCAAGCAGGCCGTGGCCGTGGCCAACCGCCTGGCTGACCAGGACAAAGTGATCGGCGTGGTCGGGCACTTCTGCTCCTCGAACACCATTCCAGCCTCCGAGGTGTACGACGAAGCGGGCATCATCGCCATCACTCCAGGCTCCACCAACCCACAAGTCACCGAACGTGGCCTAGGCGCCATGTTCCGTATGTGCGGGCGTGACGACCAGCAGGGCATCGTGGCCGGTGACTACATTGTCGACGTGCTCAAGGGCAAGAAAGTCGCCGTCATCAACGACAAGGACACCTACGGCAAAGGCCTGGCCGATGCCACCGCAGCCCAGTTGACCAAGCGCGGCGTCAAACCGGTGCTGGAAGAAGGCCTGACCCGTGGCGAGAAAGACTTCAGCGCCCTGGTCACCAAGATCCGCTCCCTGGGTGCTGACGTGGTGTACTTCGGCGGCCTGCATCCGGAAGCCGGTCCACTGGTACGCCAGATCCGTGAAGCCGGCCTCAAGGACGTCAAGTTCATGTCCGACGATGGTGTCGTGACCGACGAACTGGTGGCGACCGCCGGCGGTGCGCAGTACGTCGATGGCGTCTACATGACCTTCGGCGCCGACCCGCGCCTGCTGCCAGACAGCAAGGCGGTGGTCGAAGAGTTCCGTAAAAACGGCACTGAGCCTGAAGGCTACACCCTGTACGCCTACGCTTCGATCCAGGCCCTGGCGGCCGGTTTCAATGGCGCCAAGTCCAACAAGGGTGAAGACGCGGCCAAGTGGCTCAAGGCCAATCCGGTGCAAACCGTGATGGGCAAGAAAGAATGGGATACCAAGGGCGACCTGAAGGTCTCCGACTACGTGGTGTACCAGTGGGACAAGGACGGCAAATACCACCAGTTGGAAAAACAGAAGTAA